The proteins below are encoded in one region of Toxoplasma gondii ME49 chromosome IV, whole genome shotgun sequence:
- a CDS encoding glycosyl hydrolases family 35 protein (encoded by transcript TGME49_320588~Signal peptide predicted by SignalP 2.0 HMM (probability 0.514) with cleavage site probability 0.241 at residue 50~Predicted trans-membrane domain (TMHMM2.0):20-43), with the protein MVALSRPGASPSRCCPRSAPLSVLSRSFLFTALSCVVLVSALLSFLPAKALQNQSLDSSELERPATHDAGKLRDGESETAYSYPSRVLGSGDKVIRRHGERADKRLESAQELTEASGGRGSIAKELKKRKSARASECSAPQWVKPPGNEEQSSSRLAEVSPDGELQSPTRRLRDESEKERLSPVEPEDAEGGLVRYKQISKNAEPYRVKVEGRFLRLGGRKTLLLAAGMSSYFFYSEGSDWTTFLRNARAAGCNAVHTTVVWGAHEQTPNVFDFMRPSTNLVKFAQLAAANDLFLILNIWSAPERKPEWKNAGLPVWLDVSLRDPFEDAKKATRRRRARLRKWLRVLRRILKPLSASEGGPLILLQVESSLEFPFFVKDTVSTPAISSSEEGGAWRELTGQDVRPGVSSVDEEIDEGNECVDELEGEEPQLRHSADSDGAFKRIREAAGGAEDLAGRTRRPRRLDLGPQVSHAGRDGQESRRSFWGWLSALGRKGNPGAVKSGEETADSEDRTSSGIDREREESPGDQKRLGTTRLIWRQCSPARILSTLNLRRQETALARGETEESPEKFGGKTTGDQRRAAAAASETDAPCPSAHRANKSLRCEHREVEAEDSRGSADGRSSVSREETEGEENEENSLRAVLWSGKRIRTCRVRPMPAWGLGPRYWRRDPYLRACQVLGLEESSEGAGREMENVSGDARAGGIGASDKRTRNQQEGAHRVERRQVETQLHSGPWEAAGGASRTEESEGHPQKGDGVDWNEGGRGDRTSFGRECRCSDSESERDEDAWARDFHLFRQMENTRSRRSQKRLEHYGLDHRALVAHGAEAGGDAPGLPRSSCSEHSTYRLSAERTDIRMQAPSAVQGDSWSDLCRQHLQEAPQRRRSLWEELDGLQLPLVYSVSLAGSGDVHRDKLMTKAVLDTVRDAELSLRGQLLLGCSGKVCAPPRGGIRGLPGSRARSRAFLLGKKRRERETAAGTNESLGDLFWRRCFLSSVPCVWLEAPPMSPAFFDLLSHSNKESVSLRSLLGLRPQLSEDVVAVLQAAPPSDRSGISEASSASDGSLLDASYRWARFLRLFEWSTLSAFVMSLWRGQPPSLPPSLNEVQLPPFSSASADAFSPEQASHERGHREANTFTAIPVDALQDALRFFAYGGTVLSHIPFIEQNPALTDFDFLGEATSHATGQPRLMELPSAASSSSFSSLSSSSCVSPGERSGTEARCVPPASSQLLSLGPEEETGAVRKALTFDGRRRGLAPLNVWGSPQTPLFEVLFLLHRFIAHASRNFLERPSYTLPSLHRAHVELFPFRDVDVVCNTHEKRTLTLPARDRKVPLSPRSCYGYARVPGSSAGEAPENRQVRLIYSTALYRRNPLKRRRSVEASGQAASLATGLPVRTPWSKCEGDRLPQFSVAPNADLFAIADGTRLLKPQAWVQSMQTLEPIAHATAVASALSEGPAFCLRDDSPAKTFVGNLSVLAFPQQLANGWSDFVWYEVDLLGPFKDAANDGLSNRPTSVANGNALRMPTAKPGVLAVRCTEGSSSIYVFSEQGDLLGQKRVSDVRGSRWLSARSPEKKDEVSSNEIWLRVQVPSGVRRVVILSSSFGARNRRPALIQSSSLPSWRSRVHRLVCRFFAHVENLCRWRGKARTTLRFPRTEQQQPSRQELLWQSIPVEPTKRCIGFRREPQLQAGVALNAFLDMWGFEPAPEQPWTRNGTAAEKPWTSTPSMHTGQGGDGGHADGTEEAAMRSVGDRRRNSINNLFQWSLFVFGMPRGRRRGFYHVLKITSATRTSATRHRHQGRTKNCCNDRRGRAYVNSQFAGYYMINGNCTDRTTSDPECESTAARIKIPTDWVKPGLNYIDLLEEEGGYGGGVTIQEVRIH; encoded by the exons ATGGTGGCGTTGTCTCGTCCTGGCGCCTCCCCCTCTCGTTGCTGCCCGCGGTCGGcacctctctctgtgctcagtcgctcttttctgttcACTGCCCTCAGCTGCGTCGTCCTTgtctctgcgcttctctcttttctgccggCGAAGGCTCTGCAGAACCAGTCACTCGACTCCTCTGAGCTGGAAAGACCCGCCACACACGACGCCGGAAAACTTCGTGACGGCGAGAGTGAGACGGCGTATTCATATCCCTCTCGCGTCCTGGGGTCCGGGGACAAGGTGATCCGCCGCCATGGCGAACGCGCCGACAAACGTCTGGAGTCCGCGCAGGAGCTGACAGAAGCCTCAGGGGGACGCGGGAGCATTGCCAAGGAactgaaaaagagaaaaagcgcgAGAGCAAGCGAGTGTAGCGCTCCTCAGTGGGTCAAACCGCCTGGAAACGAGGAGCAGTCAAGTTCGAGACTCGCGGAAGTCTCCCCGGATGGAGAACTGCAATCGCCGACGCGCCGACTTCGAGACGAgtccgagaaagagagactgtCTCCAGTCGAACCAGAGGACGCGGAAGGAGGCCTCGTGAGATACAAACAAATCAGCAAGAACGCCGAACCGTACAGAGTGAAAGTTGAAGGTCGCTTTCTCCGCCTCGGCGGCAGGAAGACTCTCCTTCTAGCTGCTG GGATGTCTTCCTACTTCTTCTACTCTGAAGGAAGTGACTGGACAACCTTTCTAAGAAACGCCAGAGCTGCAGGGTGCAACGCGGTTCATACGACAGTCGTCTGGGGAG cacACGAACAGACTCCCAACGTGTTCGACTTTATGCGCCCTTCAACAAATCTCGTCAAATTCGCTCAACTGGCTGCGGCAAACGACTTGTTTTTAATTCTCAACATCTGGTCTGCTCCTGAGAGGAAACCGGAGTGGAAGAACGCCGGCCTTCCCGTGTGGCTTGAC GTCAGCTTGCGAGATCCGTTTGAGGACGCTAAAAAGGCGACACGGCGACGACGCGCTCGTCTTCGA AAATGGCTGCGTGTGCTGCGGCGGATCCTGAAGCCTCTCTCAGCCAGCGAGGGAGGCCCGCTGATTCTTCTGCAAGTAGAGAGTTCGCTAGagttccccttcttcgtgAAAGACACCGTTTCGACACCGGCCATTtcgagcagcgaagaaggtgGAGCGTGGCGAGAGTTAACTGGTCAGGACGTGAGGCCTGGCGTCTCGTCTGTGGACGAGGAGATCGATGAAGGTAACGAGTGTGTCGACGAactcgagggagaggagcCGCAACTCCGTCATTCGGCAGACTCAGACGGAGCTTTCAAGCGAATCCGTGAAGCTGCAGGAGGTGCCGAAGACCTCGCAGGTCGAACGCGGAGACCGCGAAGACTGGACTTGGGTCCGCAAGTCTCACACGCAGGACGAGACGGCCAGGAGTCCAGGAGATCCTTTTGGGGGTGGCTTTCGGCATTGGGTCGAAAAGGCAATCCAGGAGCGGTGAAGTCGggtgaagagacagcagactcTGAAGACAGGACGAGCTCAGGAATCGACCGGGAGCGGGAGGAATCGCCTGGAGACCAAAAACGTCTAGGCACAACCCGTCTCATCTGGCGGCAGTGCTCGCCAGCTCGAATTCTCTCCACCTTGAACCTAAGGCGCCAAGAAACGGCCCTCGCTcgcggagaaacagaggaaagccCGGAGAAATTTGGAGGGAAAACCACAGGTGATCAAAGGCGAGCAGCAGCCGCAGCTTCAGAAACAGACGCGCCATGCCCCAGTGCGCACAGAGCAAACAAGTCACTTCGGTGTGAACATCGCGAAGTAGAGGCTGAGGACTCTCGAGGCAGCGCGGACGGACGTAGCTCTgtgtcgagagaagagactgaaggcgaggaaaatgaagaaaaTTCTCTGCGGGCTGTCCTGTGGAGTGGCAAGCGAATTCGAACGTGTCGAGTGCGGCCGATGCCCGCCTGGGGTCTTGGCCCCCGCTACTGGCGACGAGATCCTTACCTTCGAGCCTGTCAAGTCCTAGGTCTCGAGGAGAGCTCGGAAGGCGCAGGCAGGGAAATGGAAAATGTGAGCGGTGACGCCCGCGCAGGAGGAATCGGCGCTTCGGacaagagaacaagaaatcAGCAAGAGGGCGCGCACCGGGTGGAACGGAGACAGGTCGAGACGCAGCTCCACAGCGGCCCTTGGGAGGCTGCCGGCGGCGCCAgcagaacagaggagagtgAAGGCCACCCACAAAAGGGGGATGGTGTGGACTGGAacgaaggcgggagaggagacagaacgagtTTCGGCAGAGAGTGCCGCTGCTCAGACTcggagagtgagagagatgaagacgcATGGGCGAGAGACTTCCATCTGTTTCGACAAATGGAGAACACACGAAGTCGGAGAAGCCAGAAACGTCTGGAGCACTACGGACTCGACCACAGAGCTCTCGTGGCTCATG GTGCCGAGGCAGGAGGAGATGCCCCCGGCCTTCCTCGCAGCTCCTGCAGTGAACATTCGACCTATCGACTCTCTGCAGAACGCACGGACATTCGCATGCAAGCCCCGAGCGCAGTGCAAGGAGACTCTTGGTCAGACCTGTGCCGCCAGCATCTACAGGAAGCGCcccagcgaagacgaagcctgTGGGAGGAGCTCGACGGTCTGCAGCTGCCTCTCGTTTAttcggtgtctctcgctggTTCAGGCGACGTCCACAGAGACAAACTGATGACGAAAGCGGTTTTGGACACTGTGAGGGATGCGGAACTCAGCTTGAGAGGCCAACTGCTTCTCGGCTGTTCAGGGAAGGTTTGTGCGCCTCCCAGAGGCGGTATTCGAGGCCTTCCTGGCTCTCGCGCGCGGTCGCGCGCTTTTCTCTTggggaagaaacggagagaacgagagaccgCCGCAGGGACGAACGAGAGCCTAG GAGATCTTTTTTGGCGTCGCTGTTTCCTGTCGAGTGTGCCTTGTGTCTGGCTGGAAGCCCCTCCGATGTCGCCTGCGTTTTTCGACCTGTTAAGCCATTCAAACAAAGAAAGCGTATCCTTGCGCTCGCTCCTCGGCCTCCGTCCCCAGCTCTCAGAGGACGTGGTGGCCGTTCTGCAAGCTGCTCCTCCCTCAGATCGAAGTGGAATTTCAGAAGCAAGTTCCGCTTCCGACggctctctcctcgacgcgTCCTACCGCTGGGCACGGTTTCTCCGCCTGTTTGAGTGGAGCACTCTTTCAGCTTTTGTCATGTCCCTGTGGCGCGGCCagccgccttcgcttcccccGTCGCTGAATGAGGTTCAACTTCCACCCTTCAGCTCAGCGTCGGCGGATGCTTTTTCGCCGGAGCAGGCCAGTCATGAACGCGGGCATCGAGAGGCAAACACCTTCACAGCTATCCCCGTGGACGCCCTGCAAGATGCTCTGCGGTTCTTCGCCTACGGTGGAACTGTCCTTTCGCATATCCCTTTTATCGAGCAAAATCCAGCCTTGACAGACTTCGACTTCCTGGGGGAAGCCACCTCACATGCCACGGGGCAGCCCCGGCTCATGGAGCTTCCGTCAGccgcttcgtcgtcttcgttttcttctttgtcgtcttCGAGTTGCGTCTCGCCAGGCGAACGGTCTGGGACCGAGGCGCGTTGCGTGCCTCCCGCCTCGTCGCAGCTTCTTTCCCTGGGGcctgaggaagagacaggcgccgTCAGGAAAGCCTTGACCTTCGACGGGCGACGTCGAGGTCTGGCGCCTCTGAATGTCTGGGGATCTCCTCAAACGCCGCTCTTTGAggttctgttccttctccaccgATTTATAG CCCACGCCAGCAGGAACTTCCTCGAGCGCCCCTCGTACACTCTCCCCTCCCTCCATCGCGCTCACGTGGAACTTTTCCCCTTCAGGGATGTCGACGTCGTCTGCAACACACACG agaagagaactctCACTCTGCcagcaagagacagaaaggttCCCCTGTCGCCTCGCTCTTGCTACGGGTACGCCCGAGTGCCAGGTTCATCCGCAGGTGAAGCCCCAGAGAACCGTCAAGTTCGCCTTATCTACTCGACAGCGCTGTATAGGAGGAATCCCTTGAAGAGAAGACGTTCCGTGGAGGCCAGTGGTCAAGCGGCAAGTCTGGCGACAGGTTTGCCTGTCAGAACACCGTGGTCAAAATGTGAAGGGGACAGACTGCCCCAGTTTAGCGTCGCCCCTAACGCGGATCTGTTTGCGATTGCCGATGGAACTCGACTCTTGAAACCGCAG GCTTGGGTTCAGAGCATGCAGACACTCGAGCCAATTGCGCATGCAACTGCCGTGGCTTCTGCACTCTCTGAGGGGCCGGCGTTTTGCCTCAGAGACGACAGCCCTGCAAAGACGTTTGTAGGAAACCTCTCAGTTCTGGCCTTTCCCCAGCAGCTCGCGAACGGCTGGTCAGACTTCGTCTG GTATGAAGTGGATTTGCTTGGACCTTTTAAAGACGCGGCGAACGACGGGCTGAGCAATCGACCAACTTCGGTGGCGAATGGGAACGCTCTCAGAATGCCAACAGCGAAGCCAGGCGTTCTGGCCGTGAGATGCACGGAAGGCAGCAGCTCGATCTACGTTTTCTCGGAACAAGGAGATCTTCTTGGTCAAAAACGCGTGTCGGACGTGCGAGGAAGCCGGTGGCTGAGCGCGAGATCTCCTGAAAAAAAGGATGAGGTTTCCTCGAATGAGATCTGGCTCCGAGTCCAAGTCCCGTCGGGAGTCAGGAGAGTTGTCATTCTGAG CTCATCGTTCGGAGCTCGAAACCGCAGGCCGGCTTTGATTCAGTCCAGTAGTCTTCCCTCTTGGAGAAGCCGAGTCCATCGACTCGTTTGCCGCTTCTTTGCGCACGTGGAGAATCTCTGCCGCTGGCGAGGAAAGGCCCGCACCACACTTCGATTCCCTCGAACTGAGCAGCAACAACCAAGCAGACAGGAGCTCCTTTGGCAGTCGATCCCGGTGGAACCCACGAAG CGGTGCATTGGGTTTCGAAGGGAACCTCAGCTGCAGGCTGGAGTTGCCCTGAACGCGTTTTTGGACATGTGGGGATTCGAGCCGGCTCCGGAGCAGCCCTGGACTCGCAATGGAACGGCCGCGGAGAAACCATGGACATCAACACCCTCGATGCACACG GGTCAAggcggagacggaggacaCGCCGACGGCACCGAGGAAGCGGCAATGCGGAGTGTTGGTGATCGTCGCAGGAATAGTATTAATAACCTTTTCCAGTG GTCTCTATTCGTCTTTGGCATGCCCAGGGGTCGACGCCGAGGTTTTTATCACGTTCTCAAAATAACATCAG CAACTCGCACTTCGGCTACGAGGCACCGACACCAGGGACGGACTAAAAATTGCTGTAACGACCGTAGAGGACGCGCGTATGTCAATTCACAGTTTGCAG GGTACTACATGATAAACGGAAACTGCACAGACAGAACGACCTCCGATCCTGAATGTGAATCAACTGCGGCACGCATCAAAATACCCACGGACTG GGTTAAACCGGGATTAAACTACATCGACCTTcttgaggaagaaggcggatACGGAGGTGGCGTCACTATCCAGGAGGTGCGCATACATTAA
- a CDS encoding hypothetical protein (encoded by transcript TGME49_320580~Signal peptide predicted by SignalP 2.0 HMM (probability 0.999) with cleavage site probability 0.923 at residue 20): MKVQTASACLLLVAVPSCSAAVLRSQEKGFFDVLAQTALQAAGGALQGVHETVAQALGVEVVPPEAEMPTPAQPSLNLPELDEAQARKIDTMQKMLERKLQHADELRHKLLADVQYMKDKGLLEKPSGAAALQAALPTASGAAAVLEQFEAPIIFLEPPPVSPKQQLDAATSAEAALHMSGDEVSPVMKRVKEYERMKLGMVSANTLDEVRREIKQVQADIKKRNIEREELYKKIKKSGRQLAKTGSKRFQTEVTFANNDLKEKDKELGILADKLLKLKQREATLIRTKGPGVNAEKDEEEQEAEEDELAED, translated from the exons ATGAAAGTACAGACTGCCTCCGCTTGTCTGCTGTTGGTGGCTGTACCGTCGTGTTCGGCGGCGGTACTAAGGTCGCAGGAAAAGGGTTTCTTTGATGTTTTAGCTCAAACTGCACTTCAAGCAGCAGGAGGTGCACTTCAAGGCGTTCATGAGACAGTTGCACAGGCATTGGGCGTCGAAGTGGTTCCTCCTGAAGCCGAAATGCCGACTCCAGCTCAACCCTCATTGAATCTGCCGGAGCTGGACGAAG CTCAGGCACGTAAAATCGACACTATGCAGAAAATGCTTGAGAGGAAGCTGCAGCACGCTGATGAATTGAGGCATAAACTCTTGGCAGATGTCCAGTACATGAAGGACAAAG GTCTTCTTGAGAAGCCTTCGGGCGCTGCTGCACTCCAAG CTGCTCTACCCACAGCGTCGGGAGCTGCCGCTG TACTGGAGCAGTTTGAGGCTCCGATTATCTTCTTGGAGCCACCTCCTGTATCTCCCAAGCAGCAGCTTGAC GCTGCAACATCGGCAGAGGCTGCTTTGCACATGAGCGGGGACGAAGTCAGTCCAGTGAtgaagagagtgaaagagTATGAGAGAATGAAGCTGGGAATGGTCTCTGCTAACACGCTCGAT GAAGTTCGCCGAGAGATAAAGCAAGTGCAAGCAGACATTAAGAAAAGGAATATAGAACGTGAAGAGCTTTACAAAAA GATCAAGAAAAGCGGTCGTCAGCTGGCGAAAACTGGTTCCAAGAGGTTTCAGACTGAGGTTACGTTCGCGAACAATG ACTTGAAGGAAAAAGATAAGGAACTTGGTATCCTGGCGGACAAACTGTTAAAGTtgaaacaaagagaggcaACTCTTATCAGAACTAAG GGACCCGGAGTAAACGCGGAAAAGGATGAAG aagagcaagaggcagaagaggacgaacTAGCAGAGGACTGA
- a CDS encoding elongation factor Tu, putative (encoded by transcript TGME49_320570), translated as MSGFVFNPNASVFVPGGVSSAPPPPPPASEDPARALSCPAAQAPAASLGTAPKAMTTASVPTVKEVTEQMEHLQVQQKESCWSDEADDRVEDTGFPANEEKAAETAPAASAAAAQQPAGSPEGVMSKAQVREAAAAAANKKNPPDSRPHLNIVFIGHVDAGKSTTCGNILYLTGGVDERTIEKYEKEAKEKNRESWFLAFVMDTNEEERQKGKTVEVGRAFFSTPNRRFTLLDAPGHKAFVPNMIEGAAQADIGVLIISARKGEFETGFEKGGQTREHALLAKTLGVNQLVIAVNKMDEPTCGWSQARFEEIEKKLTPFLKSCGFNPAKDIFFIPISGLHGQNLKDHVSRPGTKAYDARASWYGTDRPSLFELFDSVPLPDRKADDPLRVPILDGYKDGGVVALGKVEAGTLMPGMNCVLMPFKNKVKVTGVFIEDDEVAFAKPGENVRIKLMGVDEDQLGNGMMLCPVNDPCPVVTSFVGRLGIVELLEHRPLVTAGYSCVLHAHTAREEVVLNKLLEVVDKKTKKKKNNPQFVKNDCMVTVEVELQNPICLEEFEKMPQLGRFTLRDEGKTIGIGRVLQILKTA; from the exons ATGTCGGGGTTTGTCTTCAATCCGAACGCCAGTGTCTTCGTGCCTG GCGGCGTATCCTCCGCGCCACCACCTCCACCACCTGCAAGCGAGGACCCTGCCCGGGCGCTTTCTTGTCCGGCAGCCCAGgctcctgctgcttctcttggGACGGCCCCCAAAGCAATGACTACCGCGTCTGTACCAACAGTGAAGGAAGTTACAGAACAAATGGAGCATCTTCAAGTCCAGCAAAAGGAGTCGTGCTGGTCGGACGAAGCAG ACGATCGTGTTGAAGACACGGGATTCCCTGCAAATGAGGAAAAAGCAGCCGAAACGGCACCTGCCGCCTCCGCGGCAGCGGCCCAGCAACCCGCAGGCTCACCAGAAGGTGTGATGTCGAAGGCTCAAGTaagagaagctgctgcagctgctgcgaaCAAGAAGAACCCTCCAGACAGTCGGCCTCATCTGAACATTGTTTTCATTGGGCACGTTGACGCGGGTAAGAGCACGACCTGCGGAAACATCTTGTACCTCACCGGCGGAGTGGACGAGCGGACGATTGAGAAGTACGAGAAAGAAGccaaagagaagaaccgcgAGTCCTGGTTTCTTGCCTTCGTCATGGACACtaacgaagaagagcgacagaag GGAAAGACTGTCGAGGTGGGCCGAGCGTTCTTCTCGACACCAAACCGCCGCTTCACTCTGTTGGATGCGCCCGGCCACAAGGCCTTCGTGCCGAATATGATCGAAGGTGCTGCCCAGGCGGACATCGGCGTCTTGATTATTTCCGCAAGAAAGGGAGAATTCGAAACTGGATTCGAGAAGGGCGGTCAGACGCGCGAGCACGCTCTGCTTGCGAAGACCCTGG gTGTCAACCAGCTGGTCATTGCTGTGAACAAGATGGACGAGCCGACGTGCGGCTGGAGTCAAGCGCGGTTCGAAGAAATCGAAAAGAAGCTTACTCCGTTCCTCAAGTCCTGCGGCTTCAACCCTGCGAAGGATATCTTCTTCATTCCCATCTCTGGCCTGCACGGTCAGAACCTCAAG GATCACGTGTCGCGTCCAGGAACCAAGGCCTATGACGCTCGGGCGTCGTGGTATGGGACAGACCGGCCGAGTCTCTTCGAACTCTTTGACTCCGTGCCCCTTCCGGATCGCAAGGCGGACGACCCCCTTCGTGTCCCGATTCTTGATGG ATACAAAGACGGTGGCGTCGTTGCTTTGGGCAAAGTCGAAGCCGGCACACTGATGCCTGGAATGAAC TGCGTGTTGATGCCGTTCAAGAACAAGGTGAAGGTGACTGGTGTGTTCATCGAAGATGACGAAGTGGCCTTTGCGAAACCCGGAGAGAACGTGCGAATCAAGTTGATGGGCGTTGATGAGGATCAACTCGGAAACGGCATGATGCTGTGCCCGGTGAACGACCCCTGCCCTGTCGTCACTTCTTTTGTTGGGCGGCTGGGCATTGTCGAGCTCCTTGAGCACCGCCCTCTCGTCACGGCTGGCTACTCGTGTGTGTTGCATGCGCACACAGCGCGGGAGGAGGTTGTTCTGAACAAGCTTCTTG AGGTGGTtgacaagaagacgaagaagaagaagaacaaccCGCAGTTTGTCAAGAACGATTGCATGGTTACCGTCGAAGTTGAG CTGCAAAATCCGATCTGTCTGGAGGAGTTTGAGAAAATGCCACAACTGGGCCGATTCACTCTTCGCGATGAAG GAAAGACTATCGGTATTGGCCGCGTGTTGCAGATTTTGAAGACGGCATAA
- a CDS encoding p25-alpha family protein (encoded by transcript TGME49_320560), translating into MSGLDAVFKSFTHDAPAMDGRTFVKLCKDCKAFDKNYTTTDADLIFTKVKAKGAKTITFAEFEAAIDLIAEKKKVSAQELAAQISSASGPVYSGTKALPNKFHDDKSLYTGVHANGGPSTVDGNVNDISQILDRSAATVRGTKM; encoded by the coding sequence ATGTCGGGCCTCGATGCCGTGTTCAAGTCCTTCACTCACGATGCGCCTGCTATGGACGGGCGTACCTTCGTGAAGTTGTGTAAGGATTGCAAGGCATTTGACAAGAACTACACGACAACGGACGCCGACCTTATCTTCACGAAAGTCAAGGCGAAGGGCGCCAAGACTATCACTTTTGCCGAGTTCGAGGCGGCTATCGATCTCAtcgcggaaaagaaaaaagtcTCTGCGCAAGAGCTTGCAGCGCAGATTTCTTCTGCCAGTGGTCCGGTGTATAGTGGGACGAAAGCCCTTCCCAACAAGTTTCATGACGATAAATCGCTGTACACAGGTGTCCACGCCAATGGCGGTCCGAGCACCGTTGACGGCAACGTCAATGATATTTCTCAGATCCTTGACCGATCGGCAGCAACAGTAAGAGGCACGAAAATGTAA